The nucleotide sequence AAGTACGCTAGCAACCTGGGGATTTGATCGTGGTTGCCCAACTGGTGCAGCACTTGCGCTTCGGTGTCGAACAAACGTCTGGCAACTTCTAGCGTTAAAGGATCGCTGGCCTGTGGCTTCAGTTGTTTCACAACACAGCGAGGCTTGTTGGGCAAATACTGGTCTTCTGCTAGGAAAGTGGCTCCAAATCCGCCATTGCTGAGGGCGCTGATGATTTGGTAATGTCCCCCCAGAATTTGCCCAGACACCAAACTCATACGACGCCAGAAACCCGTAAGTTGAAGCGTTGCGATCGCAACTTAAGCCTTGCCATTCAGTATAGTCTGCAAGTTTTTCAATAATTCTTCGGCTGTGTAAGGTTTGGGTAAAAAGGTTTGAACCCCAATACTGTTATTTTCACCCACCTCATAGCCAGAAACTAAACCGCTCACCGCAATAATTTTGACTTCCGGATCAAGTTTTTGCAGCATCCGAATCGTCATGGGGCCATCCATCGACGGCATCATCATGTCAATCAACACCGCGCTAACTTCTTGTTGGTGCTGAGCGTAGACGGCGATCGCCTCAATTCCATCATTGGCAGTCATGACGCTGTAGCCATAAGCTTCCAAGGAAATCCTGGTGGTTTCTCGAATCGGTTCTTCGTCATCTACCACCAAAATCAATTCGCCATGCCCCTTCGGTAAGTGGTGCTGCACTTCAGCTTGTCGCTCTAAAGTTGTGGCTTTAGCCGGGAGATACACCTTAAAAGCCGTCCCTCTCTCTACTTGGCTATGGACCGTGACGAAACCGCCATGACCTTTAACAATGCCAATCACCGTAGACAGCCCCAGTCCAGTGCCTTTGCCAATCTCCTTCGTAGTAAAGAAAGGTTCAAAGATTTTATCCAAGTTGCTCGGCGAAATTCCCATGCCTGTATCTGCCACCGTCAGCACCACATAAGGGCCAACCTTGGCATCTAAATACATGCGAGCATAGTTCTCATCGATCCATAAGTTCTCGGCTGCTAAGCTGAGCGTGCCACCTTCAGGCATTGCATCACGAGCATTCACACACAAATTCATCAAGACCTGATGCAATTGCGTCGCATCTCCTAAAATCACCCACAAATCTGGCGGCAGCAGCTCTGTAGCGATGGTGATAGAACGAGGAAAAGTTTGCTTCACCATCTGCTCAATCTCAACCAACAAATGCTTAATTTGCAGGAGTGTATGTTCTCCTTCTAAGCCTCTAGCAAAGGAGAGTACCTGCTTCACCAAATCAGCACTGCGCCTGGTGTTAGACTCCAAGATCGAGAGTAAGGTGCGGCTTTGCGGGTCTTGCACTTTTTTCTCTAGCAACTGCACCGACATCAAGATCGGCGCTAGAGAGTTATTCAGATCATGAGCAATGCCACTCGCCAAAGTACCGACACTCTCCAGCCGCTGAGAGCGCAGAAACTGAGCCTCTAGTTTTTTTTGCTCTGTGATATCGGTGTTCACCATCAAGATTGATTTTGGCTGGCCGCTCTCTTCCTGCACCAAGGTCCAGCGGCTAGCGACCACAATAGCTTTGCCCGCTTTAGTTACGTGATTTAATGCTCCCTGCCACTCTCGATGCTCTTGCAACCAAGTTAGATCTTGAAGGAAACGCGGCAGTGCGGCTTGAGGTAAAAACTCATTGACATTTTTTCCAATAACTTCGCTAGCCAACCAGCCGTAGAGGCGCTCTGCTCCTTGGTTCCAAAATACAATTTGGCTATCGAGACCTTGCACCACGATCGCATCGGTTGTGACATTCAGCAGCGCTGCTTGCTCCCGAATTTTCTGTTCGGCTTGCTTGCGCTCGGTGATATCCATCGTGACGCCTAGCATCCGAATAATTTGACCGTTGGCGTCGTAATCCCCTTGGCCTTTAGCCGCAACCCAATGAATGCTGCCATCAGGCCATTTCACCCGCAGCTCAATGTCGAGGCTCGTACCGGAGGCGATCGCTGCCTCCGTTGCTTGACTCACAACCGCAACATCCTCTGGATGTACCATTGCTAGCAAATCTTCTGAGCTGCGACTGAGGACGGTGGGAGCTAGCCCTAGGTTATAGGCTGTTGTGGCCGACATTATCACTTGCCCACTGCTCATGTCCCAATTCCAAGTGCCCATATGGGCCGCTTCTAGCGCTAGCCTAAGCTGATCTTCACTCCGGCGGGCACGTTCTGTCTGCTGCTGTAGTTCTGTGGTAGTGCGGTTCGTTTCTAACAGTCTTCGCACCCGTTGCCGCAACACTGCCCAATGGATCGGCTTGGTGACATAATCCGTGGCTCCAGCGACAAAGGCCTGATCCACCGAAGCAGGGTCATCTAAGCAGGTAATCATCAAAACAGGGACGCGATCGCCTCCTGGCAAGGTGCGGAGTTGGGCACAGCAAGCAAAGCCATCCATAATAGGCATCAAGGCATCCATGAGAATAATGTCTGGATGCACTTGTTGATAAAGCGCCAGTCCTTCTTTTCCATCTTTCGCTTCTACAACCTGGTAGCCCTCTTGCTTAATCGCTTGAGCCAACAGAAGGCGCATCGAGCGGTCATCGTCGATCAACAAGACGAGGGGAGAATCAGAGAAGGGAAACACACTGGTCATCGTTAACAAGTTTGCAGTTCTAGGTCCAAAGTCGCTTTAACTCGTTCGTATTCAGCCTCCAGATGCCGCAATTGAGGCAAGCTGACTTGCCAGTCTGTTGCCATCATACCTGTACGCCCTATCACCTCTAATTCTTGGCACAACTGAGCCAGAGTCACAGCTCCTAAGGTGGCGCTGCAACCTTTTAAGCTATGAGCGGCATATCGCAGCGCTGCGGCATCTTGTTGCTGTACAGCCGCTTGGATTTGGGCGATCATTTTGGGGGCATCTTCCAGATAGTTATGAATCACCACGGCCAGCATTTCAGCCGCATTTTCACCTAACATTTCTTGCAGCGCTGCGATTGCCTTGGCATCTAATGCACCCTTGGCATCCCATTCGGTAGGTGTAGTCGTCATTGGGGTCAGGGCTAGTTCTGTACCTGGATTCAAGGGTTGATCCGGTAAAACCGCAGCTTGATTCACCTTTGCTAGCGCTGATTCTGGAACTTGCCAGCCCTGCTTGAGCAATTCCGCTAGCGCTGCCAGTCGGATGGGTTTGACTAAGTAGTTGCTCATCCCCGCCGCTAAGCAGGCTTCGCGATCGCCCTGCATGGCATTGGCAGTCATGGCAATAATGCGGGGGCGGGTGGCAGGCGACCAATTTTGGCAGATATAACGAGTTGCCGTTAGGCCATCCATTTCTGGCATCTGCACATCCATCAAGATCACGTCGTAACTGCGTTGTTGCAGCGCTGCGATCGCTTCTCGGCCATTGTTGACGACATCAATTTCATATCCCCACTGTTTGAGTCCACTCAGAATCACCTTCTGGTTCACCCGATTGTCTTCGGCCATCAGAATCCGCAGGGGAGGATGAGGCAGTTGAGGAGAGAGAGTTGACGAGACAAAACGGTGGCTAGTTTGGGGTGAACCTTGATTTAGCACCTGCAACAAAGCTTGTTCTAGCTGCGACTGCTTCACGGGTTTATTGACTAAGGCTACTCTGTCTTTGACTAGGGCAACTTTGCTGGGGGCTAGATTGCCCAAGGTCGTCAACAGCACCAAAGGTAAAGTTTGAAATTGGGGCAGTTGTCGCAGTTCCTGCGCAAATACCAAACCATCCTTCTCTGGCATTTGTACATCAATCACCGCCAGATCAAACTCTTCTCGCTGGTGCAGCCATGCCAACGCCTCAGCTCCAGAGGCAGCCGTACGACAGTTCATTCCCCAAGATTGCATGTGCCCCGTTAAAGCCTGACGACTCGCGGCATTGTCATCTACGATCAGCGATCGCTTACCAAACAATGGAGAGAACTGCTTCAGAGACGTTTCAGAGGGAGATACTAAATCTGCTGTTGCGGCTGTTGCGATCAGTGTGAAGTAAAAGGTAGAGCCTTGGTTAATGGTGCTCTCAACCCACATGCGACCACCCATCATGTCACTGAGTTGCTTGCCAATGGCTAGACCCAACCCGGTGCCGCCATACTGTCGAGTGGTCGAAGCATCCACCTGGCTAAACGACTTAAACAAGCGATCGCGGCGGTCTGTAGGAATCCCGATGCCTGTATCCTTAACCGCAAACTGGATTTCATAAGTTTGGCTAGCAGAACCCGTTACCAGAGAGCGAGCCTGCACCAAAACCACCACTTCTCCTGACTCGGTAAACTTGACGGCATTACCTAATAGGTTCACCAAGATTTGGCGCAATCGGGTGGCATCTCCCACGATCCATTTTGGTGTTGTCGGCTCAATCCAACAGACCAGTTCAATGGCTTTTTCAGCAGCTTTAGGAGCCAGCAAATCTAGAGATGCTTCTACACAGTTGCGTAGCTCCAACGGAGCCAACTCTAGCTCTAGCTTGCCAGATTCAATTTTAGAGAAGTCCAAAATGTCATTAATAATCGTTAGCAGGCTGTCCCCACTACTACGAATCGTGGCGGTTAAATCCTGTTGATATGAGTCAAGGTCAGTCGCTAACAGTAACTCTGTGAACCCAATCACCGCATTCATGGGTGTCCGGATTTCGTGGCTCATATTAGCCAAAAATTCACTTTTAGCTTGGGTAGCCGCTTCTGCCACTACTTTTGCTTGAGCTAGCGCCTGATTTGCGCGTGAGAGTTCTTCAGTCTGCTCCAAAAGCTGACGCTGGGCAAAGTAGCGCTCTGTAATGTCATCGATCACCCAGAGCCGTCCCGGTACGTTGCGGACCTGAGTCATGGTGCTAGAAAAGCTC is from Trichocoleus sp. FACHB-46 and encodes:
- a CDS encoding response regulator encodes the protein MTSVFPFSDSPLVLLIDDDRSMRLLLAQAIKQEGYQVVEAKDGKEGLALYQQVHPDIILMDALMPIMDGFACCAQLRTLPGGDRVPVLMITCLDDPASVDQAFVAGATDYVTKPIHWAVLRQRVRRLLETNRTTTELQQQTERARRSEDQLRLALEAAHMGTWNWDMSSGQVIMSATTAYNLGLAPTVLSRSSEDLLAMVHPEDVAVVSQATEAAIASGTSLDIELRVKWPDGSIHWVAAKGQGDYDANGQIIRMLGVTMDITERKQAEQKIREQAALLNVTTDAIVVQGLDSQIVFWNQGAERLYGWLASEVIGKNVNEFLPQAALPRFLQDLTWLQEHREWQGALNHVTKAGKAIVVASRWTLVQEESGQPKSILMVNTDITEQKKLEAQFLRSQRLESVGTLASGIAHDLNNSLAPILMSVQLLEKKVQDPQSRTLLSILESNTRRSADLVKQVLSFARGLEGEHTLLQIKHLLVEIEQMVKQTFPRSITIATELLPPDLWVILGDATQLHQVLMNLCVNARDAMPEGGTLSLAAENLWIDENYARMYLDAKVGPYVVLTVADTGMGISPSNLDKIFEPFFTTKEIGKGTGLGLSTVIGIVKGHGGFVTVHSQVERGTAFKVYLPAKATTLERQAEVQHHLPKGHGELILVVDDEEPIRETTRISLEAYGYSVMTANDGIEAIAVYAQHQQEVSAVLIDMMMPSMDGPMTIRMLQKLDPEVKIIAVSGLVSGYEVGENNSIGVQTFLPKPYTAEELLKNLQTILNGKA
- a CDS encoding response regulator; the protein is MFGYLTTSWLQLSLRHPDWLPTFRPVLLTLAMSGCGGLVVLGDASDLWVGLVLGLGLLLPLPPLPLMLLLGTGMGLAVVSGPEPIIWQAIAWGISAALIVGLRRFCQKIEWRLASQALLAKLTEVETLATPDALLRRVLVSLQEVTVADAAIALRQLDEVTAEALVCLPETALPNALTTPSLFATAIAQNRCLYYTDYASTPEASRVLLAQGAQSVAILPLQHPGGFQGAILLIWQRQIAIPVHMQQLIESVIGELRTLLQFNDITLNLDKLQARFEAILETIHQGVVFVDESGEQGWVNLAAATHLNLGPGAIDPPLLAAAMAQLRSSAENQAEIATQAAQFFSQPRSEIRNWNWIYTQPQPKVLSFSSTMTQVRNVPGRLWVIDDITERYFAQRQLLEQTEELSRANQALAQAKVVAEAATQAKSEFLANMSHEIRTPMNAVIGFTELLLATDLDSYQQDLTATIRSSGDSLLTIINDILDFSKIESGKLELELAPLELRNCVEASLDLLAPKAAEKAIELVCWIEPTTPKWIVGDATRLRQILVNLLGNAVKFTESGEVVVLVQARSLVTGSASQTYEIQFAVKDTGIGIPTDRRDRLFKSFSQVDASTTRQYGGTGLGLAIGKQLSDMMGGRMWVESTINQGSTFYFTLIATAATADLVSPSETSLKQFSPLFGKRSLIVDDNAASRQALTGHMQSWGMNCRTAASGAEALAWLHQREEFDLAVIDVQMPEKDGLVFAQELRQLPQFQTLPLVLLTTLGNLAPSKVALVKDRVALVNKPVKQSQLEQALLQVLNQGSPQTSHRFVSSTLSPQLPHPPLRILMAEDNRVNQKVILSGLKQWGYEIDVVNNGREAIAALQQRSYDVILMDVQMPEMDGLTATRYICQNWSPATRPRIIAMTANAMQGDREACLAAGMSNYLVKPIRLAALAELLKQGWQVPESALAKVNQAAVLPDQPLNPGTELALTPMTTTPTEWDAKGALDAKAIAALQEMLGENAAEMLAVVIHNYLEDAPKMIAQIQAAVQQQDAAALRYAAHSLKGCSATLGAVTLAQLCQELEVIGRTGMMATDWQVSLPQLRHLEAEYERVKATLDLELQTC